A window of the Xiashengella succiniciproducens genome harbors these coding sequences:
- a CDS encoding glycoside hydrolase 43 family protein produces MKKVFIGVFVLCCLAGCKTNTEPQPEVYATNPVIFADVPDVAMVRAGDVYYMASTTMHMNPGLPIMKSKDLVNWELVSYAYDKLVDNDMMNLENGQNCYGRGSWAPSIRYHNGVFYASTFSATSGKTHIYTTTDPENEPWVEHSFEPSCHDHSLFFEDDKVYLIFGGGDIRIVELESDLSGIKADGLNQVIVPDAGKVASENLMLHAEGSQMYKYDGKYYLFNICWPQGGMRTVVVHRSDNLTGPYEGRVVLQDRGIAQGCIIDTPEGNWYAYLFRDYGAVGRMPYIVPMKWENGWPVLGVDGVVPDTLDIKVANINAAGIVASDEFDRKEGDREMPLAWQWNHNPDHNFWSLTDRPGYFRLTTDRVVANVTESKNILTQRTFGPTSSAEITIETAGMKDGDYAGLVAFQRIYGFIGVRMQDGQKSIVMMRSERDEPVLIDYMPFAGDKVAFKINCDFTERNDKALFYFKLEGNDWTQFGDTLQMRYSMPHFMGYRFGLFNFATKEAGGYVDFDYYRVGEGAVIE; encoded by the coding sequence ATGAAAAAAGTCTTTATTGGGGTTTTCGTGCTTTGTTGCTTAGCCGGATGTAAAACTAATACTGAGCCTCAGCCAGAGGTTTATGCTACTAATCCGGTGATCTTTGCCGACGTTCCGGACGTAGCCATGGTCAGGGCAGGCGACGTCTATTATATGGCAAGTACTACTATGCACATGAATCCGGGTTTGCCTATTATGAAGTCAAAGGACCTGGTAAACTGGGAGCTGGTTAGCTATGCATACGACAAACTGGTTGACAATGACATGATGAACCTTGAAAATGGTCAGAACTGCTATGGTAGAGGTTCATGGGCACCAAGTATCAGGTATCATAACGGAGTGTTCTATGCTAGTACATTCTCGGCTACTTCTGGAAAAACTCACATTTATACTACTACTGACCCTGAAAACGAACCATGGGTAGAACATTCATTTGAGCCAAGTTGTCACGACCACAGCCTTTTCTTTGAAGATGATAAGGTATATCTGATTTTTGGTGGGGGTGATATCAGGATTGTTGAATTGGAGAGCGATCTGTCAGGTATCAAAGCTGATGGTTTGAACCAGGTTATTGTTCCCGATGCCGGAAAGGTAGCCTCAGAAAACCTTATGCTTCATGCCGAAGGTTCTCAAATGTATAAATACGACGGCAAATACTATCTGTTCAATATTTGCTGGCCACAAGGAGGTATGAGAACTGTTGTGGTGCACCGTTCAGACAACCTGACCGGTCCGTATGAAGGTCGTGTAGTTCTGCAAGACAGAGGCATTGCCCAAGGTTGTATTATCGATACTCCTGAGGGAAACTGGTATGCTTACCTTTTCAGGGATTACGGTGCAGTTGGTCGTATGCCCTACATTGTTCCTATGAAATGGGAGAATGGATGGCCCGTGTTGGGTGTTGATGGAGTAGTACCCGACACCCTCGACATCAAGGTTGCAAATATCAATGCCGCAGGTATTGTTGCATCTGACGAATTTGACAGGAAAGAAGGAGACAGGGAAATGCCTCTTGCATGGCAATGGAACCACAACCCTGATCATAACTTTTGGTCACTTACTGACCGTCCGGGTTATTTCAGGTTAACAACAGACAGGGTTGTTGCAAATGTTACTGAATCAAAGAACATACTTACTCAGCGCACCTTTGGTCCAACCAGTTCTGCTGAGATTACAATTGAAACTGCCGGAATGAAGGATGGAGACTATGCAGGATTAGTCGCTTTCCAAAGGATCTATGGCTTTATCGGTGTAAGGATGCAGGATGGTCAGAAGTCTATAGTGATGATGCGCAGCGAAAGAGATGAGCCTGTGTTGATTGACTATATGCCATTTGCCGGAGATAAAGTGGCTTTCAAAATCAACTGTGATTTTACAGAAAGGAATGACAAGGCCTTGTTCTATTTCAAGCTTGAAGGTAATGACTGGACACAGTTTGGTGACACCCTTCAAATGCGTTATTCTATGCCCCACTTTATGGGATACCGCTTTGGGTTGTTCAACTTTGCAACAAAGGAAGCCGGCGGATATGTTGACTTTGATTACTATAGGGTAGGAGAAGGAGCAGTTATTGAATAA
- a CDS encoding glycoside hydrolase family 2 protein — protein MDTSIKYLNRKSFSLFALLIMLSAGLTAQKAKEWEDPQVIGINKEDYHTSLLLPSAKAEASWIVSLNGKWKFHWSKDPDHRPTDFYKRDYDASGWDDIVVPGNWQMQGYGLPIYSNWTYPFKNDQPRVTAEPPANYYSYENRNPVGSYVTSFDLESVIDDKQYFLHFEGVESAMYVWLNGQLVGYSENSYSPAEFDITSYVRKGDNKLAVEVYRWSDGSYIEDQDMWRLSGIFRPVELLIRPKTHISDYSVTAMPSDDFSNATIQIEAKIRNCSSRVAKDLSFEIRLSGKDAKGKPIIKTVSSKLPATGPNSTSNIVLTTTIDAPALWSAEKPNLYEVELSLLHKGQKVEDLTFHTGVRNVEVRGEVLYVNGKPVKLKGVNYHEHHPRTGRYLDAETLEYDLKMMKRANINFIRTSHYPHIPTVTFTP, from the coding sequence TTGGATACATCTATTAAATATTTAAACAGGAAATCCTTTAGCCTTTTTGCATTGTTAATAATGCTGTCTGCCGGACTTACAGCCCAGAAGGCAAAAGAATGGGAGGACCCACAGGTTATCGGTATTAACAAGGAAGATTATCACACCTCCCTGCTTCTGCCTTCTGCAAAGGCAGAAGCCTCATGGATAGTTTCACTTAACGGCAAATGGAAGTTCCATTGGTCAAAAGACCCGGATCACAGACCTACAGATTTTTACAAAAGAGATTATGACGCTTCCGGATGGGATGACATTGTCGTCCCGGGAAACTGGCAAATGCAGGGCTATGGATTGCCAATCTACTCCAACTGGACCTACCCTTTCAAAAATGATCAGCCGCGGGTAACAGCAGAACCGCCGGCAAACTACTACAGCTATGAAAATCGAAATCCCGTAGGTTCTTATGTTACCTCATTCGATCTTGAGTCAGTCATTGACGATAAGCAATACTTCCTACATTTCGAGGGGGTCGAGTCTGCAATGTATGTTTGGCTCAATGGACAACTTGTGGGATATAGCGAGAATTCATATTCACCTGCTGAATTTGATATTACTTCCTATGTCCGCAAAGGGGACAACAAGCTTGCTGTAGAAGTATATCGCTGGTCAGATGGCAGCTACATCGAAGATCAGGATATGTGGAGACTTAGCGGGATATTTCGTCCTGTTGAACTGTTAATCAGACCTAAAACTCACATCAGCGATTACTCTGTTACAGCGATGCCTTCAGATGATTTCTCAAATGCTACAATTCAGATTGAAGCAAAAATCAGGAATTGCAGTTCACGTGTAGCAAAGGATCTAAGTTTTGAAATCAGATTGTCAGGTAAGGATGCTAAGGGTAAACCGATAATAAAGACAGTCTCTTCAAAACTCCCTGCAACCGGACCAAATTCGACATCCAACATCGTACTTACCACTACCATTGATGCGCCGGCTCTGTGGTCAGCCGAGAAGCCAAACCTCTACGAGGTTGAGCTGTCTTTGTTGCACAAAGGACAGAAGGTTGAGGATCTTACCTTTCATACAGGGGTAAGAAATGTTGAGGTTAGAGGGGAAGTGCTATATGTCAACGGGAAGCCCGTTAAACTCAAAGGGGTTAATTATCATGAACATCATCCCAGAACGGGAAGATATCTGGATGCTGAAACACTTGAGTATGACCTCAAGATGATGAAGCGCGCCAATATCAATTTTATCAGGACATCACACTATCCGCATATTCCAACAGTTACCTTCACCCCCTAA
- a CDS encoding beta-galactosidase small subunit family protein, translating to MVEAADMVKDKPLSNIALGEDEYWAYGGSFGDQPNNGYTCINGLFRADRVPNPHFYQVARTYQNIEFTLVGNNKIKLRNKHFFTSLDEFDYSYEWMEGGVIINKGKASLADDILTIETTVAERKELILTIYAHIKQEQPWAEKGFVVAWEQFVVSPGEKNTLSTDAGKPSISLTGNEIRIEAAGSDYVFDAKTGALISWKSNGKEILSGALEPYFWKPANVNQLQNNYNNRLGAWRDAAKQRILKEYRTYQDEGIQSIEFKYDLPVGALYILTYSIDGTGRLKINAHYSPYKTDIPLMPKFGFRAQLSPSYDTFAWYGRGPHENYPDRKSGYMIGRYKLPIDSIMVDYAKPQDNANRCDVRSLSITGKDIPLIKIQGIDLFNFRAWTYLEEDLEKADYPFQLPDRDYINLNIDSEIHGVGGNDGWGARTMDQYTVDGNKERSFEFIIEAI from the coding sequence ATGGTGGAAGCAGCCGATATGGTGAAGGACAAGCCTTTGAGTAATATTGCCCTGGGAGAGGATGAATACTGGGCATATGGAGGCAGCTTCGGTGACCAGCCTAATAACGGATATACCTGTATCAACGGACTTTTTAGAGCCGACAGGGTGCCTAATCCACACTTCTATCAGGTTGCCAGGACCTATCAGAATATAGAATTTACACTTGTTGGCAACAATAAGATCAAACTGAGAAACAAGCACTTCTTCACTTCTCTTGATGAGTTTGACTACAGTTATGAGTGGATGGAAGGCGGAGTTATTATAAACAAAGGGAAGGCTTCACTCGCCGACGATATATTAACAATAGAGACTACTGTAGCAGAAAGAAAAGAACTGATTCTTACCATTTATGCTCACATAAAGCAAGAACAGCCATGGGCAGAGAAAGGCTTTGTAGTTGCCTGGGAACAGTTTGTTGTTTCACCAGGTGAAAAAAACACGTTATCAACAGACGCGGGTAAACCATCCATAAGTCTGACCGGCAATGAAATCAGAATAGAGGCTGCTGGCTCAGATTATGTATTTGATGCTAAAACAGGAGCCCTGATTTCATGGAAGTCAAACGGCAAGGAAATCCTTTCTGGTGCACTGGAACCTTACTTCTGGAAACCGGCAAATGTCAATCAGTTGCAAAACAACTACAACAACCGTCTGGGAGCATGGAGAGATGCAGCTAAGCAACGCATTCTAAAGGAATACCGGACATATCAAGATGAAGGAATACAGAGTATTGAGTTTAAATATGACCTACCTGTCGGAGCCTTATATATTCTGACCTATTCTATAGACGGAACAGGTAGGCTCAAGATCAATGCGCATTACAGTCCATACAAAACAGATATCCCACTGATGCCAAAATTTGGTTTCAGAGCTCAGCTATCCCCATCTTATGATACTTTTGCATGGTATGGTCGTGGGCCTCATGAAAACTATCCGGACAGGAAGTCCGGATATATGATTGGCCGATATAAATTGCCAATTGACAGCATAATGGTAGACTATGCCAAACCTCAGGATAATGCAAACAGGTGCGATGTTCGGAGCCTCAGCATTACTGGTAAAGATATTCCACTAATAAAGATCCAGGGCATAGACTTGTTTAATTTCAGGGCATGGACATACTTAGAAGAAGATCTTGAGAAGGCAGATTATCCCTTTCAGCTTCCTGACAGGGATTATATCAACCTTAACATAGATAGCGAGATACATGGTGTAGGAGGAAACGATGGATGGGGAGCGAGAACCATGGATCAATATACAGTTGACGGAAACAAAGAGCGCTCATTTGAGTTTATTATTGAAGCAATATAA
- a CDS encoding exodeoxyribonuclease III: MKLISWNVNGIRAVTQKNFFADIESLAPDILCLQETKAQDHQVEESLAPLKDKYHIYSNSAERKGYSGTAILTKTAPISVSYDIGKPEHDQEGRVICAEYDSFYLVNVYVPNSGSELKRLDYRQEWDLDFYNYLKNLEKTKPVIVCGDLNVAHKSIDLARPKENYNKAAGFMQEEIDGMDRYVGGGFADTFRHLYPDRTDKYSWWSFRAGARGKNIGWRIDYFLVSPALLPRVKNADILDNIMGSDHCPVTLELE, from the coding sequence ATGAAGCTAATATCATGGAATGTAAACGGGATTAGGGCTGTAACCCAGAAGAACTTCTTTGCAGACATTGAAAGTCTTGCACCCGATATTCTTTGTCTTCAGGAGACCAAGGCGCAGGATCATCAGGTAGAGGAAAGTCTTGCACCACTTAAAGACAAGTACCACATCTACAGCAATTCTGCTGAACGTAAGGGGTACTCGGGAACTGCAATCCTGACCAAGACGGCTCCAATCAGCGTTAGCTATGATATAGGCAAACCAGAACATGACCAGGAGGGGCGTGTGATATGTGCAGAATATGACAGTTTTTATCTTGTAAATGTTTATGTGCCTAATTCAGGTAGCGAACTGAAAAGACTTGACTACCGTCAGGAATGGGATCTTGACTTTTACAACTACCTGAAGAATCTGGAGAAGACCAAGCCTGTGATTGTTTGCGGTGACCTTAATGTCGCACATAAAAGCATTGACCTGGCCAGACCAAAGGAAAACTACAATAAGGCTGCCGGCTTTATGCAGGAAGAGATTGACGGTATGGATCGCTATGTGGGCGGAGGCTTTGCTGACACTTTCAGGCATCTATACCCTGATCGCACTGATAAATACAGCTGGTGGAGCTTCAGGGCCGGAGCACGCGGCAAGAACATAGGCTGGAGAATCGACTACTTCCTGGTTAGTCCCGCTCTGCTACCGCGAGTCAAGAATGCAGATATCCTTGACAATATAATGGGCAGTGACCACTGTCCGGTAACCCTTGAACTTGAGTAA
- a CDS encoding alpha/beta fold hydrolase: MKRVLYLAALTLALGACEEKTDTPDGSFNNRDLVLQSDIMTPEVLWSFGRLSEVALSPDGSTVVYGVTYTNISENKSYTDLYTVPAKGGEVKQITNTKFNEAQPGWHPDGQKITFLSSESGSMQLWEMNIDGSARKQITDVEGGISAYLYSPDMKQLAYIKAVKLDQTVNDLYPDLPLANARIEDDLMYRHWDSWHDYTYNHLFIAPYSEGSLITSGKDIMEGERFDSPMKPFGGMEQIAWSPDSKSIVYTCKKLVGRDYAFSTNSDLYLYNIETGLTENLTEGMMGYDQNPVFSPDGSKLIWESMERDGYEADKNRLFLMDMASREKKDLTASFDHNIASPVWDREKPYIWFVSNVSATEQIHAIDLQTGEITKVTEGMQDFVQVLNAGDILIAVRMSISSPSEIYSIDLASGTATNISNINTPVLSQLTLGDVEERWVKTTDGKDMLVWVIYPPHFDPSKKYPAILYCQGGPQSGVSQFWSLRWNFQMMAANGYVVIAPNRRGLPGFGTEWNEQISGDYGGQNMKDYLSAVDALSKEPFIDETRLGAVGASYGGFSVYWLAGNHNKRFKAFIAHCGIFNSDMMYTTTEEMFFVDWDMKGPYWKHPNKQYSASPHLFADKWDTPILVIHGEKDFRIPYTQGMAAFNAARIQDIPARFLFFPEENHWVLSPQNGILWQREFAGWLNKWLKE, from the coding sequence ATGAAACGCGTATTGTATTTAGCAGCATTGACCCTGGCCCTTGGTGCCTGTGAAGAGAAAACCGATACCCCGGATGGTTCGTTTAACAACCGTGACCTTGTATTACAATCGGATATTATGACTCCGGAGGTACTATGGTCTTTCGGTCGTTTAAGTGAAGTAGCCCTCTCTCCCGATGGCAGTACCGTGGTATATGGAGTGACCTATACCAATATCAGTGAGAACAAATCCTACACTGACCTGTATACCGTTCCTGCGAAAGGTGGAGAAGTAAAGCAGATCACAAATACCAAGTTTAATGAAGCCCAACCTGGCTGGCATCCTGATGGACAAAAGATTACTTTCCTCAGTTCTGAATCCGGAAGCATGCAGCTTTGGGAGATGAACATCGATGGCAGTGCCCGTAAGCAAATTACGGATGTAGAAGGTGGTATCAGCGCTTACCTATACTCACCAGACATGAAGCAACTGGCATATATTAAAGCAGTAAAACTTGACCAGACTGTTAATGACCTATATCCGGATCTTCCTCTGGCAAATGCACGTATAGAAGATGATTTGATGTACAGGCACTGGGATTCATGGCATGACTATACATACAACCACCTGTTTATTGCTCCATACAGCGAAGGAAGTCTTATTACCTCAGGTAAGGATATAATGGAAGGTGAACGCTTTGACTCTCCTATGAAACCCTTTGGTGGAATGGAACAGATTGCTTGGTCACCCGACAGCAAAAGCATTGTATATACATGCAAGAAACTGGTTGGAAGGGACTATGCCTTCTCTACAAATTCAGACCTTTATCTGTACAATATTGAAACAGGACTTACTGAAAACCTGACCGAAGGAATGATGGGTTATGATCAGAATCCTGTCTTCTCTCCCGATGGCAGCAAGCTGATCTGGGAAAGCATGGAAAGGGATGGTTATGAAGCTGACAAGAACCGTCTCTTTCTGATGGACATGGCAAGTCGTGAAAAAAAGGATCTGACTGCATCATTCGATCATAATATTGCATCACCTGTATGGGATAGAGAAAAGCCCTATATCTGGTTTGTTTCAAATGTAAGTGCAACCGAACAAATCCATGCAATCGACCTTCAAACCGGAGAAATAACTAAGGTAACCGAGGGAATGCAAGACTTTGTTCAGGTCCTCAATGCCGGAGATATACTTATTGCCGTTCGCATGAGTATTAGTTCACCATCTGAAATATACAGCATAGACCTAGCTAGCGGAACTGCAACCAATATTTCAAATATCAATACACCAGTCCTGTCTCAACTTACCCTTGGTGATGTAGAAGAAAGATGGGTCAAGACCACTGACGGCAAGGATATGCTCGTTTGGGTTATCTATCCTCCCCACTTCGATCCTTCAAAGAAATACCCGGCCATCCTCTACTGCCAGGGCGGTCCCCAAAGCGGTGTAAGCCAGTTCTGGAGCCTTAGATGGAACTTCCAGATGATGGCTGCCAACGGTTACGTGGTGATTGCACCAAACCGCAGGGGACTGCCGGGCTTTGGAACTGAGTGGAATGAACAGATCAGTGGTGACTACGGAGGTCAGAATATGAAGGACTACCTGAGTGCTGTTGATGCCCTTTCAAAGGAGCCCTTTATTGACGAAACCCGTCTTGGTGCAGTGGGAGCCAGTTATGGCGGTTTCTCAGTTTACTGGCTCGCAGGCAATCACAATAAACGCTTCAAGGCATTTATAGCACATTGCGGGATATTCAACAGCGATATGATGTACACAACCACAGAGGAGATGTTCTTTGTTGACTGGGATATGAAAGGTCCATACTGGAAGCATCCCAATAAGCAATACAGTGCCTCACCTCACCTCTTTGCCGACAAGTGGGATACACCAATACTTGTAATCCACGGAGAAAAGGACTTCCGCATCCCTTACACACAGGGAATGGCAGCCTTCAATGCCGCCAGGATACAAGATATCCCTGCACGCTTCCTTTTCTTCCCCGAAGAAAATCACTGGGTGCTGTCTCCTCAAAATGGTATCCTTTGGCAAAGGGAATTTGCTGGTTGGCTAAATAAATGGCTAAAGGAGTAG
- a CDS encoding nucleotidyltransferase family protein, giving the protein MKPTLLILAAGMGSRYGGLKQMDELGPSGESIIDYSIYDAIQAGFGKVVFVIREDFAEAFKERFEPRLKGRIETTYVYQSLDKIPAGFTVPEGREKPWGTGHAMIMAKDVIDTPFAVINADDFYGRDAYAKAVEFLKASREENAYAMIGYALKNTLSEHGTVSRGVCGVDANNFLTHVVERTKIGYEGEKIFFYEDDKKEELSGEVPVSMNFWIFKQGFLAHLEEGFKDFLKAKGSELKSEFYFNAQADNMVKSGKATVKVINTSSRWFGVTYREDRPMVQESLLKLHESGLYPKQGLWV; this is encoded by the coding sequence ATGAAACCTACACTACTTATACTTGCTGCCGGAATGGGCAGTCGTTACGGGGGTTTGAAGCAAATGGACGAACTTGGTCCCTCCGGTGAATCAATTATTGACTACTCTATTTACGATGCTATACAGGCAGGCTTTGGTAAGGTTGTCTTTGTTATCCGTGAAGATTTTGCCGAAGCTTTCAAGGAAAGATTTGAACCCCGCCTTAAAGGAAGGATAGAAACCACCTATGTATATCAAAGTCTTGACAAGATTCCGGCAGGATTCACAGTTCCCGAAGGTCGCGAAAAACCCTGGGGTACCGGTCATGCAATGATTATGGCAAAAGATGTAATTGATACTCCGTTTGCAGTTATCAATGCTGACGACTTCTACGGCAGGGATGCTTATGCAAAGGCTGTTGAGTTTTTGAAAGCAAGCAGGGAAGAGAATGCCTATGCAATGATAGGATATGCCTTGAAAAACACCCTGTCTGAGCACGGTACTGTGTCAAGGGGGGTGTGTGGTGTTGATGCAAACAACTTCCTTACTCACGTGGTAGAGCGCACCAAGATAGGATATGAAGGAGAGAAAATATTCTTTTACGAGGACGATAAGAAGGAGGAACTAAGCGGAGAAGTCCCTGTATCAATGAACTTCTGGATATTCAAGCAAGGCTTCCTGGCTCATCTTGAAGAAGGATTCAAGGACTTCCTTAAAGCCAAAGGTAGTGAACTGAAGTCTGAGTTTTACTTCAACGCCCAGGCAGACAATATGGTCAAAAGTGGTAAGGCAACCGTTAAGGTTATCAACACCTCATCCCGCTGGTTTGGAGTGACTTACCGCGAGGATCGTCCCATGGTTCAGGAGTCATTGCTTAAGCTCCATGAATCAGGTCTTTATCCAAAACAAGGTCTCTGGGTATAA
- the nth gene encoding endonuclease III, whose protein sequence is MRRKERFDKVIAWFQENMPVAETELHYSNPYELLVAVILSAQCTDKRVNQITPKFFERFPAPETLARAEVSEVFEYIRSCSYPNNKSKNLVGMAQKLIGEFGGVVPSDVDELQKLPGVGRKTANVIASVVFNKPALAVDTHVFRVAARIGLTKDAKTPLETEKQLVKYIPEDLLAIAHHWLILHGRYVCIARKPKCGECGLRDFCDYYSKLDKQ, encoded by the coding sequence ATGCGTAGGAAAGAACGGTTTGATAAAGTTATTGCCTGGTTTCAGGAGAATATGCCGGTTGCGGAAACCGAACTGCATTATAGTAATCCCTATGAGCTACTGGTTGCTGTTATACTCTCAGCTCAGTGCACCGACAAGAGGGTCAACCAGATTACTCCTAAATTTTTCGAGCGTTTCCCTGCACCAGAGACCCTTGCAAGGGCTGAGGTATCGGAAGTGTTTGAATATATCCGTTCTTGCAGCTACCCCAATAACAAGAGTAAGAACCTTGTGGGGATGGCCCAGAAGCTGATAGGTGAATTTGGTGGAGTAGTACCTTCTGATGTGGATGAGTTGCAGAAACTGCCAGGTGTTGGACGCAAGACAGCTAATGTGATAGCTTCTGTGGTCTTTAATAAACCTGCTCTGGCAGTGGATACTCATGTGTTTAGAGTTGCAGCTCGTATAGGACTGACTAAAGATGCCAAGACCCCTTTGGAGACAGAAAAGCAGCTTGTGAAGTATATCCCTGAGGACCTTCTGGCAATAGCACACCATTGGTTGATCCTGCACGGACGCTACGTGTGTATTGCCAGAAAACCCAAATGTGGAGAATGTGGACTCAGGGACTTCTGTGATTACTATTCAAAACTGGATAAACAGTAA
- the zupT gene encoding zinc transporter ZupT, with protein MGDIEVSNVMLAFGLTLLAGLSTGIGSAMAFFAKRTNTRFLSISLGFSAGVMIYVSFVEIFLKARTQLSAEYGDVHGTWITVLSFFGGIMLIALIDRFIPKGENPHEIGKVEDMTEEQRKRKTKEKRMMRVGVMTGLAIAIHNFPEGLATFTAALADPNLGIAIAAAIAIHNIPEGIAVSIPVFYATGSKRKAFRYSFLSGLAEPLGALIGFGLLMPFMGPLLFGIIFASVAGIMVFISLDELLPAAREFGEHHLSIYGLVSGMAVMALSLLLMM; from the coding sequence ATGGGCGATATAGAAGTTAGTAATGTAATGTTGGCATTTGGACTGACCCTGCTGGCCGGTTTGTCAACGGGTATCGGTAGTGCCATGGCCTTCTTTGCCAAGCGTACTAATACCCGCTTTCTGTCAATCTCACTAGGTTTCTCTGCCGGTGTTATGATCTATGTCTCCTTTGTGGAGATCTTCCTCAAAGCCAGGACTCAGCTGTCCGCTGAATATGGGGACGTTCACGGGACCTGGATTACGGTGCTTTCTTTCTTTGGAGGTATCATGTTGATTGCACTTATCGACAGGTTTATCCCAAAAGGAGAGAACCCTCACGAGATTGGGAAAGTGGAAGATATGACCGAGGAGCAAAGGAAAAGGAAAACAAAGGAAAAAAGGATGATGCGTGTGGGAGTAATGACGGGATTGGCAATCGCTATTCACAACTTTCCCGAGGGCTTGGCAACTTTTACTGCTGCCCTGGCTGATCCAAACCTGGGTATTGCAATTGCTGCTGCAATTGCAATTCACAATATCCCGGAAGGTATTGCAGTTTCTATTCCAGTATTTTATGCAACAGGTAGTAAGCGTAAGGCTTTTCGCTACAGCTTCCTTTCAGGGCTTGCAGAACCATTGGGTGCATTGATAGGTTTTGGTCTGCTGATGCCCTTTATGGGACCACTACTTTTTGGGATTATCTTTGCTTCAGTGGCTGGTATAATGGTTTTTATTAGTCTTGATGAACTGCTGCCCGCTGCCCGTGAGTTTGGTGAGCACCACCTCTCAATCTATGGACTTGTGAGCGGCATGGCCGTTATGGCTCTGAGCCTCTTGCTAATGATGTAA
- a CDS encoding metal-dependent transcriptional regulator — translation MQINLSALKFAVYQFDKMSISIDNFLKTIFLLSQEKPGDVSRSLLASRLNVSSAAVTDMARKLALRGLVDYSPYKDLTLSDEGRAEALKIIRKHRLWELFLHKILDLDLKTVHEEAERLEHHSSDELMNHIDAFLGFPDFDPHGEPIPGRDGDLPVQIGLESLSAVEDNKDYVVSRLIVREPEIFDLFESYGIRPGVLIRNLRSFDFDRSMEVEIGDRRMILSEELVQRIFVTIKDI, via the coding sequence TTGCAAATTAATTTAAGTGCACTTAAATTTGCAGTGTATCAGTTTGATAAGATGTCTATTTCGATTGACAATTTCCTTAAGACGATTTTTCTTCTAAGTCAGGAGAAGCCGGGCGACGTAAGCAGGTCACTCCTGGCATCCCGACTAAATGTTAGTTCGGCTGCCGTAACTGACATGGCCAGAAAACTTGCCCTCAGAGGGCTAGTTGACTATTCTCCATACAAGGATCTTACTTTGAGCGATGAGGGCAGGGCAGAGGCCCTGAAGATTATTCGTAAACACCGTCTGTGGGAGCTTTTTCTGCATAAGATTTTGGATCTGGATCTGAAGACCGTTCATGAGGAAGCCGAGCGTCTTGAACATCACAGTTCAGATGAGCTAATGAATCATATTGATGCATTCCTCGGTTTTCCGGACTTCGATCCTCATGGAGAGCCCATCCCGGGAAGGGATGGTGATCTGCCAGTTCAGATTGGTCTGGAATCCCTTTCAGCTGTAGAGGATAACAAAGATTATGTGGTGTCAAGACTGATAGTACGTGAACCAGAAATCTTTGACTTGTTTGAGAGCTACGGTATCCGTCCCGGGGTTTTGATAAGGAATTTAAGAAGCTTTGATTTCGACAGGAGTATGGAAGTGGAGATTGGTGATCGCAGGATGATTTTGTCGGAAGAGCTGGTACAAAGAATATTTGTAACGATTAAAGATATATAA